From Methanococcus maripaludis, the proteins below share one genomic window:
- the aroA gene encoding 3-phosphoshikimate 1-carboxyvinyltransferase, whose protein sequence is MLVVKKTPHIKGILSAPPSKSYTHRAVICASLANGLSNLKNPLNGADCLSSAHACEMFGAEIELGNEKWIVRGSELKTPDNIVDIGNSGTTLRILTGISSQISNGYTVLTGDDSIRKRPMQPLLDALKQLGLICFSTKNNGTAPIVVKSGKISSNVVEIRGDMSSQFITSLMMTLPFSEDDSEIILTTPLKSEPYLNITIDVLDKFGVKIEKIEEKNKSGYKIKGNQKYLPCDYTIEGDYSSASYLVAAGVLLNSDIVIKNVFKDSKQGDREIIEIVKKMGADVEINEDNVKITGPYELNGIEIDVTDIPDLVPTIAVLGCFAKGKTVVYNGEHVRLKECDRLAACTTELSKMGARIEEKKDGLTITGVHKLNGAKLKTYHDHRLVMAFTIAGMLADGDTIIEGEDSVKISFPDFVDKMKSIGSNIEVI, encoded by the coding sequence ATGCTGGTAGTGAAAAAAACCCCCCACATAAAAGGAATTTTAAGCGCTCCTCCATCAAAATCTTATACGCACAGGGCAGTTATCTGTGCATCACTTGCAAACGGATTATCTAATTTAAAAAATCCGTTAAATGGTGCAGATTGTTTATCTTCTGCGCATGCATGTGAAATGTTTGGTGCTGAAATTGAATTGGGAAATGAAAAATGGATAGTTAGGGGTTCAGAATTAAAAACACCTGATAATATTGTCGATATTGGAAACAGCGGAACTACTTTACGGATATTAACTGGAATTTCTTCTCAAATTTCAAATGGATATACTGTACTTACTGGCGATGATTCAATCAGGAAACGGCCAATGCAGCCACTTTTGGATGCATTAAAACAGCTTGGACTGATATGTTTTTCAACAAAAAATAATGGAACAGCTCCAATTGTTGTAAAATCTGGAAAAATTAGCAGTAATGTTGTTGAAATAAGGGGCGATATGAGTTCACAGTTTATAACGTCGCTCATGATGACACTACCATTTAGTGAAGACGATTCTGAAATTATATTAACCACCCCATTAAAGTCTGAACCGTATTTAAACATTACAATAGATGTTTTAGATAAATTCGGGGTAAAAATCGAGAAAATCGAAGAAAAAAATAAATCAGGATATAAAATCAAAGGAAATCAGAAATATTTGCCTTGTGATTATACAATTGAAGGAGATTATTCTTCTGCATCATACCTTGTTGCGGCAGGAGTTTTATTAAATTCGGATATTGTAATTAAAAATGTATTCAAAGATTCAAAGCAAGGAGATCGGGAAATTATTGAAATAGTTAAGAAAATGGGTGCAGATGTAGAAATAAACGAAGACAATGTTAAAATTACAGGCCCTTATGAATTGAACGGAATAGAAATTGATGTAACAGATATTCCAGATTTAGTTCCCACCATTGCAGTTTTAGGATGTTTTGCAAAAGGAAAAACCGTAGTTTACAATGGGGAACATGTAAGACTCAAAGAATGCGATAGGCTTGCAGCATGCACCACTGAACTTTCAAAAATGGGTGCAAGAATTGAAGAGAAAAAAGATGGGCTTACAATTACGGGTGTTCACAAATTAAACGGTGCAAAGCTTAAAACCTATCATGACCATAGACTCGTAATGGCATTTACAATTGCAGGGATGCTTGCTGATGGGGATACAATAATCGAAGGCGAAGATTCAGTTAAAATATCATTTCCCGATTTTGTAGATAAAATGAAATCAATTGGAAGCAATATTGAAGTAATTTAA
- a CDS encoding M24 family metallopeptidase yields MDKFQEFLEYLKENDIKKAVITKKENINYFLEKYPPNFSMLIFDTRKDTATLQVSKLDFEMAKGYKNKNLDIELYENFESTLKDCNGIEDSIPIRFLKFVKDYKLISKKIEEMREIKTKTEIENIKKAAKISDDAIEYATNLALENDNLTENQVAAEIEYFMKKNGSIRPSFDTIAISDKKTRLPHGMPSNDVVKNILLMDIGALYEGYCSDITRTVILNENIKNYSEIYNIVNSAKKEAEKNLKAGISVKELDLIAREHMGEFKDYFIHSLGHGVGVEIHENPAISSKIKEDVILKEGMVVTIEPGIYMDEFGVRIEDLYLVKNNGFEKLSNAKILEY; encoded by the coding sequence ATGGATAAGTTTCAAGAATTTTTAGAATATTTAAAAGAAAACGACATAAAAAAGGCAGTTATTACAAAAAAAGAGAATATAAACTATTTTTTAGAAAAGTATCCTCCAAATTTTTCAATGCTTATTTTTGATACTAGAAAAGATACTGCAACTTTACAGGTATCAAAACTTGATTTTGAAATGGCAAAAGGATACAAAAATAAAAATCTTGATATTGAACTTTATGAAAATTTTGAAAGTACGTTAAAAGACTGTAATGGAATTGAAGACTCCATTCCAATACGTTTTTTAAAATTTGTTAAAGATTACAAGTTAATTTCTAAAAAAATCGAGGAAATGCGTGAAATTAAAACGAAAACAGAAATTGAAAATATTAAAAAAGCTGCAAAAATAAGCGACGATGCAATTGAATATGCTACTAATTTGGCACTTGAAAATGATAATTTAACGGAAAACCAAGTTGCAGCTGAAATCGAATATTTTATGAAGAAAAATGGAAGTATTAGACCTTCGTTTGACACAATAGCAATATCTGACAAAAAGACGAGGCTTCCACATGGAATGCCTTCAAACGATGTAGTAAAAAACATACTTTTAATGGATATCGGAGCACTTTATGAAGGCTACTGTTCAGATATTACAAGAACAGTAATTTTAAATGAAAATATCAAAAATTATTCTGAAATTTATAATATCGTAAATTCTGCGAAAAAAGAAGCAGAAAAAAATTTAAAAGCCGGAATTTCTGTAAAAGAACTCGATTTAATTGCAAGAGAACATATGGGCGAATTTAAAGATTATTTCATACATTCTTTAGGACACGGAGTTGGCGTTGAAATTCACGAAAACCCTGCAATTTCTTCAAAAATAAAAGAAGACGTTATATTAAAAGAAGGAATGGTTGTTACGATTGAACCTGGAATTTATATGGATGAATTTGGGGTTAGAATTGAAGACCTTTATCTTGTAAAAAACAATGGCTTTGAAAAACTCAGCAATGCAAAAATTTTAGAATATTAA
- the cbiD gene encoding cobalt-precorrin-5B (C(1))-methyltransferase CbiD, which translates to MGKIDFRFEKTFGYTTGACAAAGAFSALYFLKNNEKLNFVEILNLKGDSLIIPIKNIEKLGNTAISTVEKFSGEDIDITNGMDIKIDVTLEKFDNNSPKPSNIKIIGGIGVGIVTKSGLQVKPGEPAINPKPREMIENNLQSLLKNDECVTVKISVPNGDEIAKKTLNPKLGIIGGISILGTTGIVRPMSNDAYKESLAPQIDVALANNFKNLIFVPGNIGTKHAKILLDAKEDQIIEVSNFWDYMLDKAEEKGVKDITVFGHAGKIVKLAGGIFDTHSRVADARNEIICAYTSLVSQDVELFQKILYSNTTEDIVEILTEKGILTEVFDKVSKRVVERLSLRWEGINFSCIIIDMKGNVLGKSD; encoded by the coding sequence ATGGGCAAGATTGATTTTAGATTCGAAAAGACGTTTGGATACACTACTGGTGCATGTGCGGCAGCAGGGGCATTTTCTGCACTCTATTTTTTAAAAAATAATGAAAAGTTGAATTTTGTTGAAATTTTAAATTTAAAAGGCGATTCTTTAATTATTCCAATTAAAAACATTGAAAAGTTGGGAAATACTGCAATTTCAACCGTTGAGAAGTTTTCAGGGGAAGACATCGATATTACAAATGGAATGGATATTAAAATAGATGTTACTCTTGAAAAGTTTGATAACAACTCTCCAAAACCAAGCAATATAAAAATTATCGGGGGAATTGGTGTTGGAATTGTTACAAAATCAGGTTTACAGGTAAAACCTGGGGAACCTGCAATAAACCCAAAACCAAGAGAAATGATTGAAAATAATTTACAATCACTTTTAAAAAATGACGAATGTGTAACTGTAAAAATTTCAGTTCCAAATGGGGATGAAATTGCTAAAAAAACACTGAATCCAAAACTTGGGATAATTGGCGGAATTTCAATTCTCGGAACCACTGGAATCGTTCGTCCGATGTCAAATGATGCTTACAAAGAGTCCCTTGCACCCCAAATTGATGTAGCTTTAGCAAATAATTTTAAAAATTTGATATTTGTTCCAGGAAATATTGGAACAAAGCATGCTAAAATTTTATTAGATGCGAAAGAAGACCAAATTATCGAAGTTTCAAATTTTTGGGATTACATGCTTGATAAAGCAGAAGAAAAAGGTGTTAAAGATATAACTGTCTTCGGGCACGCTGGAAAAATTGTAAAGCTTGCAGGAGGAATTTTTGACACCCATTCAAGGGTTGCGGATGCAAGAAACGAGATAATTTGTGCTTATACTTCATTAGTATCGCAAGACGTAGAATTGTTTCAAAAAATACTTTATTCAAATACAACTGAAGATATAGTTGAAATTTTGACTGAAAAAGGTATTTTAACAGAAGTTTTTGATAAAGTTTCAAAAAGGGTAGTTGAAAGACTTTCTTTAAGGTGGGAAGGAATTAATTTTTCATGTATTATAATTGATATGAAAGGGAATGTACTTGGAAAATCTGATTAG
- the tsaA gene encoding tRNA (N6-threonylcarbamoyladenosine(37)-N6)-methyltransferase TrmO, with protein MLRNEYKIFEIGMFKKEEENSYLEIYDEFLDGIDGLTENSKILVFLWFDRSDNESKRSILKVHPRGNIKNPIRGVFSTRSPMRPNPIALYTVNIEKILGNKIYIEEIDAFSETPLIDIKNYSKELDF; from the coding sequence ATTTTGAGAAATGAATACAAAATTTTTGAAATTGGAATGTTTAAAAAAGAGGAGGAAAATTCATATTTAGAAATTTACGATGAATTTTTAGATGGAATTGATGGATTAACTGAAAATTCAAAGATCTTGGTTTTTTTATGGTTTGATCGGTCCGATAATGAAAGTAAAAGAAGTATTTTAAAGGTTCATCCACGGGGAAATATCAAAAACCCAATACGGGGGGTTTTTTCTACGAGATCCCCAATGAGGCCAAACCCTATCGCACTTTACACGGTAAATATTGAAAAAATTCTCGGAAATAAAATATATATTGAAGAAATTGATGCATTTTCAGAAACTCCTTTGATCGATATAAAAAATTATTCAAAAGAACTGGATTTTTGA
- the ecnA gene encoding calcium-activated nuclease EcnA, with the protein MKKTCFLAPILFLIFSGCISSNNQNYDSKDFIDSHEHLFGTVTRVVDGDTVHVDSNGVDYNIRLLGVDTPETYQKNSVSEYYLDYETPISDIEYLDYWGHLATNYTRDTLENKSVYVVFDKKSEKQDKYGRYLAYIYLENENFNENLIEYGFARVYTSNFELKNDFLDTEKTAKSGRIGLWNYNN; encoded by the coding sequence ATGAAAAAAACATGTTTTTTAGCCCCAATTTTATTTTTAATTTTTTCAGGTTGTATTTCAAGCAATAATCAGAATTATGATTCAAAAGATTTCATAGATTCTCACGAACATTTATTTGGAACAGTTACTCGAGTAGTTGATGGAGACACGGTCCACGTTGATTCAAACGGAGTTGATTATAATATCAGGCTTTTAGGGGTTGATACTCCAGAAACTTATCAAAAAAATAGTGTTTCAGAATATTATCTTGATTATGAAACTCCAATTTCAGATATTGAATATCTGGATTACTGGGGGCATTTGGCAACAAACTATACAAGAGATACGCTCGAAAACAAATCAGTTTATGTAGTTTTTGATAAAAAAAGTGAAAAACAGGACAAATACGGAAGATATCTTGCATATATTTATTTAGAAAATGAAAATTTCAATGAAAATCTGATAGAATATGGATTTGCAAGAGTATATACAAGCAATTTTGAATTAAAGAATGATTTTTTAGATACTGAAAAAACAGCAAAATCGGGCAGAATCGGCCTTTGGAATTACAACAATTAA
- the lysA gene encoding diaminopimelate decarboxylase codes for MEFLGNEMITVDGGNLKIDGHDASKLASTYGTPLYVMSETQTVKNFTRYVESFKEYSEKTGKEFIISFAYKANTNLAVTRLLSKLGCGADIVSAGELYIAKLSDVPSEKIVFNGNCKLKEEIKMGIEAEIRAFNVDSISELVLINETAKEMGKIANVAFRVNPNVDAKTHPKISTGMKKNKFGLDIESGIALETIKMAEKMENVKIVGIHCHIGSQLTYISPFVEEARKIMDFVVLLKNEGIKIRDVNLGGGLGIPYDKNTKIPVQKDLSKAILDVIYEYEGKIELPNLILEPGRSLVATAGVLLGTVEHVKETPVAKWVMIDAGMNDMMRPAIYEAYHEITPCTIRAEKEVVSVAGGLCESSDVFGKDRELPKMEVKDTVAILDVGAYGISMANNYNSRGKPAMILTSEKEVSLIRARETLADLISKDIVPNHLL; via the coding sequence ATGGAATTCTTGGGGAACGAAATGATTACCGTTGACGGCGGAAACTTAAAAATTGACGGGCACGATGCAAGCAAACTTGCCAGTACTTACGGAACGCCACTCTACGTTATGAGTGAAACCCAAACAGTTAAAAACTTTACAAGATACGTGGAATCATTTAAAGAATACTCTGAAAAAACCGGAAAAGAATTCATAATCTCATTTGCATACAAAGCAAACACGAACCTTGCTGTAACAAGACTCCTCTCGAAACTTGGATGCGGTGCAGACATTGTGAGTGCAGGGGAATTGTACATTGCAAAACTTTCAGACGTTCCTTCCGAAAAAATTGTATTTAACGGAAACTGTAAATTAAAAGAAGAAATTAAAATGGGAATTGAAGCTGAAATAAGAGCATTTAACGTTGACAGCATCAGCGAACTCGTTTTAATTAATGAAACTGCAAAAGAAATGGGAAAAATTGCAAATGTTGCATTTAGAGTAAATCCAAACGTTGATGCAAAAACACACCCTAAAATTTCAACAGGAATGAAAAAGAACAAATTCGGGCTCGACATTGAAAGTGGAATTGCACTTGAAACTATTAAAATGGCAGAAAAAATGGAAAACGTGAAAATTGTTGGAATTCACTGCCACATTGGTTCACAATTAACGTACATCAGCCCATTCGTTGAAGAAGCAAGGAAAATCATGGATTTCGTAGTTTTACTTAAAAACGAAGGAATTAAAATAAGAGATGTAAACTTAGGTGGAGGCCTTGGAATTCCATATGATAAAAATACAAAAATTCCTGTTCAAAAAGACCTCTCAAAAGCAATTCTCGATGTAATTTATGAATATGAAGGAAAAATCGAACTTCCAAACCTTATTTTAGAACCTGGAAGAAGTTTAGTTGCAACCGCAGGAGTTTTACTTGGAACTGTCGAACACGTTAAAGAAACACCTGTTGCAAAATGGGTGATGATTGATGCTGGAATGAACGACATGATGAGACCTGCAATCTATGAAGCATACCACGAAATTACACCTTGTACAATAAGGGCTGAAAAAGAAGTCGTAAGCGTTGCAGGAGGACTTTGTGAGAGTTCTGACGTATTTGGAAAAGATAGAGAACTTCCAAAAATGGAAGTAAAAGATACTGTTGCAATTTTGGATGTTGGAGCATACGGAATCAGTATGGCAAACAACTACAATTCGAGAGGAAAACCTGCAATGATTCTTACAAGTGAAAAAGAAGTTTCATTAATCAGAGCAAGAGAAACCCTTGCGGATTTGATTTCAAAAGATATCGTTCCAAACCATCTTTTGTAA
- a CDS encoding phosphate signaling complex PhoU family protein yields the protein MLRGKDATLAAIINIILDEEPETQDDIADRLGVSRRYVAKLLKPLVDGGAIMHPYVVNLEKLKEFEEYIETDRYFKEIYETFDRMGTNVIQNIDKVFDSLKTHDLDIAKSIILEDYALNRMEDEVNLVIKMKASKYMDMNSLMQVSNIAANIERCGDYLSNIAEEVVNGLLVDPAIKKEVFEIKEIISKMFAHAMNMVKSKTIETEIYELEGNLHKKLDTMMEKIAEHPDENLKDINQFIQFGMFLKDVERFGDRCLKIFELGREFHHNIPKNVTTPEYVRNLK from the coding sequence ATGCTGAGGGGAAAAGATGCAACCCTTGCTGCAATAATAAATATTATTCTTGACGAAGAGCCAGAAACTCAAGACGATATTGCAGACAGATTAGGCGTGAGCAGACGGTATGTTGCAAAATTGCTAAAACCACTTGTTGATGGGGGTGCAATAATGCACCCTTATGTTGTAAATCTTGAAAAATTGAAAGAATTTGAAGAATATATCGAAACTGACCGGTATTTTAAAGAAATTTACGAAACTTTCGATAGAATGGGAACTAACGTTATTCAAAATATAGATAAGGTGTTTGATTCTTTAAAAACGCATGACTTAGATATTGCTAAAAGTATTATACTTGAAGACTACGCATTAAACAGGATGGAAGATGAAGTAAACCTTGTAATTAAAATGAAAGCTTCAAAATACATGGATATGAACAGTTTAATGCAGGTATCAAATATTGCTGCAAATATTGAAAGATGCGGGGATTACCTGTCAAATATTGCAGAAGAAGTCGTAAATGGACTTTTGGTTGACCCTGCAATAAAAAAGGAAGTTTTTGAAATAAAAGAGATAATTTCAAAAATGTTTGCTCATGCAATGAATATGGTCAAAAGTAAAACGATTGAAACAGAAATTTACGAGTTAGAAGGTAACCTCCATAAAAAACTGGATACGATGATGGAAAAAATTGCAGAACATCCTGATGAAAATTTGAAAGATATTAACCAGTTTATACAATTTGGAATGTTTTTAAAAGATGTTGAAAGGTTTGGAGATAGATGCCTCAAAATATTTGAACTGGGACGTGAATTCCACCACAATATTCCAAAAAATGTTACAACTCCAGAATACGTTAGAAATTTAAAATAA
- a CDS encoding ABC transporter ATP-binding protein translates to MSVLELKNLIKKFGNGKKDLVAVDNVDLSVNHNEFVSIVGPSGCGKSTILRMIAGLETPSSGGIYLDEKEVLGPDADRGMVFQQYTLLPWKTVLQNVTFGLEIKKIPKEQRIEIAKKFIKMVGLEEFCDSYPYELSGGMQQRVAIARTLANNPKIVLMDEPFGALDTQTRAVLQDHLLKIWQTEKKTVVFVTHSVDEAVYLSDRVVVMTARPGKIKSIIDIDLDRPRKRTSPEFTKYKKMIIDELKSEVLKSYV, encoded by the coding sequence ATGTCAGTTTTAGAACTTAAAAATCTTATCAAAAAATTTGGAAATGGTAAAAAAGACCTCGTTGCAGTTGATAATGTAGATTTATCAGTAAATCACAACGAATTTGTGTCAATCGTTGGCCCAAGCGGTTGCGGAAAATCCACAATTTTAAGAATGATCGCAGGACTTGAAACTCCAAGCTCTGGAGGAATTTATTTAGATGAAAAGGAAGTTTTGGGCCCTGATGCAGATAGGGGAATGGTATTTCAACAGTACACCCTTTTACCCTGGAAAACAGTTTTACAAAACGTTACTTTTGGACTTGAAATTAAAAAGATCCCGAAAGAACAAAGAATTGAAATTGCCAAAAAATTTATAAAAATGGTTGGACTTGAAGAATTTTGTGATTCATACCCCTATGAATTAAGTGGTGGAATGCAACAAAGAGTTGCAATTGCAAGAACTCTTGCAAATAACCCAAAAATTGTATTAATGGATGAACCATTTGGAGCCCTCGATACACAGACAAGAGCAGTTTTACAAGACCACCTCTTAAAAATATGGCAGACTGAAAAAAAGACAGTCGTTTTTGTAACACACAGCGTTGATGAAGCAGTTTATTTGTCAGACCGTGTTGTTGTCATGACTGCAAGACCTGGAAAAATAAAAAGCATTATTGATATAGATTTAGACAGGCCAAGAAAAAGAACCAGCCCGGAGTTCACAAAATACAAAAAAATGATAATTGATGAATTAAAATCAGAAGTTTTAAAGTCTTACGTCTAA
- a CDS encoding ABC transporter permease: protein MKILKNLTLPIIGILAWEALAIYLNNPVILPKVESVISILLNPGVGILGTGNLIENTIVSIKRVLIGFFIAGAFAIPLGLLMGYYSLINDLFDTTVELLRPIPPLAWVPLALAWFGIGESSMHFIILIGAFFPILINTISGVKSVPVIMIEAAKTLGGSTKDILKSVVVPASSPDILTGLRVGAGIAWMCVVAAEMLPGSDAGLGYLIMYAYSLSKMNIVVASMIIIGIIGIILDKGLRYIEKKYFCWKKMMK, encoded by the coding sequence ATGAAAATACTAAAAAACCTTACTTTACCGATTATTGGAATTTTAGCATGGGAAGCTCTTGCAATTTATTTAAATAATCCAGTAATCCTTCCAAAAGTTGAAAGTGTAATTTCAATCCTTTTAAATCCAGGAGTTGGAATCCTTGGAACAGGAAATTTAATTGAAAACACTATTGTAAGCATTAAAAGGGTTTTAATTGGATTTTTTATTGCTGGTGCTTTTGCAATACCATTAGGACTTCTCATGGGCTACTATTCACTTATAAATGATTTATTTGATACAACAGTGGAACTTTTGAGGCCCATCCCCCCTCTTGCATGGGTTCCACTTGCTCTTGCATGGTTTGGAATAGGCGAGTCCTCAATGCACTTTATTATACTCATTGGTGCATTTTTCCCAATTTTGATAAATACAATTTCAGGAGTTAAAAGCGTACCTGTAATTATGATTGAAGCTGCAAAAACTCTTGGAGGCTCCACAAAAGATATTTTAAAAAGTGTAGTAGTTCCTGCATCATCCCCTGACATTTTAACAGGCCTTAGAGTTGGAGCAGGGATTGCATGGATGTGTGTTGTTGCAGCTGAAATGCTTCCCGGAAGTGATGCTGGACTTGGATACCTGATAATGTATGCATATTCTTTAAGCAAAATGAACATTGTTGTAGCTTCGATGATAATTATAGGAATAATTGGAATAATTTTAGACAAAGGATTAAGATATATTGAAAAGAAATATTTCTGCTGGAAAAAAATGATGAAATAG
- a CDS encoding DUF4186 domain-containing protein, producing the protein MDISDYKKYKEIYKKLMKSEFRAKFQLNNQDKEYIKNKGINKIQNHAFEFLNTRIKPGFIKNDGKQTPMKGHPVFIAQHATATCCRGCIQKWHKFPKNKELTDEEVEYLVGLVMFWINIQMMD; encoded by the coding sequence ATGGATATTTCAGATTACAAAAAATACAAAGAAATTTATAAAAAACTTATGAAATCAGAATTTAGGGCTAAATTTCAATTGAATAATCAAGATAAAGAATATATTAAAAATAAAGGAATAAATAAAATCCAAAACCATGCATTTGAGTTTTTAAATACGAGAATTAAACCAGGATTCATAAAAAATGATGGAAAACAGACTCCAATGAAGGGACATCCTGTATTTATCGCACAGCATGCAACAGCAACTTGCTGTAGAGGATGTATCCAAAAATGGCATAAATTTCCAAAAAATAAGGAATTAACTGACGAAGAAGTTGAATATCTCGTTGGACTGGTCATGTTTTGGATAAACATTCAGATGATGGATTAA
- a CDS encoding surface protein, anchor region, whose amino-acid sequence MKKIYTVLLVFALVSCLSIVSADSIPQFPHTFYGDVTINELPATGTLKVLVNGVESEQVPVTDGEFGKGLFDAKLVVNGASGDQITFSFESEGYTLDSDYKIYLIDSEQYVSEIDFVSGGYTEILLEFTGTGDVGDTGDTGDTGDTGDTGDTGDTGDTGDTGDTGDTGDTGNGEQLPLNPGVFYGLVYLDESLASSTLNLYVDGVLQDSIGIENGVFGGEGALDDKLIATGYDGNSNVVTFSLVSGGETYSSFTAELSDATYEDELPYIEGVHYVVLTFSETADTGNGEELPLNPGVFYGMAYLDESLASSTLNLYVDGVLQDSIGIENGVFGGEGALDDKLIATGYDGNSNVVTFSLVSGGETYSSFTAELSDATYEDELPYIEGVHYVVLTFSETADTGDTGDGGDTGNINSSEQLPLNPDIFYGMVYLDEALASSTLNLYVDGALQNSIGIENGVFGGEGPLDNKLIATGYDGNSNVVTFSLVSGGETYSSFTAELSDATYEDELPYIEGVHYVVLTFSETADTGDTGDTGDTSDSGSSSGGGGGGSSRSSSSGSSSIISSSDSSETPVTTSVPKTSSSGTSTDSSSNTVESSENVGPDTTQDSPDDTLDYGSDSNETGVVLQQESPLGGINMYLALAAILLILIALAAAWYQSKEKPEVVPQQ is encoded by the coding sequence ATGAAAAAAATATATACGGTATTATTAGTATTTGCACTTGTTTCCTGCTTAAGTATTGTATCTGCAGACTCTATTCCTCAATTTCCTCATACATTTTATGGGGATGTAACAATAAATGAACTTCCCGCAACGGGAACACTGAAAGTACTTGTCAATGGAGTAGAAAGTGAACAAGTGCCGGTTACGGATGGTGAATTTGGTAAAGGATTGTTTGATGCCAAATTAGTTGTTAATGGTGCTTCAGGGGATCAGATTACCTTTTCATTTGAATCTGAAGGTTATACATTAGATTCAGATTATAAAATATATCTTATAGATTCGGAACAGTATGTTTCAGAAATCGACTTTGTATCCGGAGGATACACTGAAATATTATTAGAATTCACCGGAACGGGAGACGTTGGAGATACCGGTGACACAGGGGATACTGGAGATACCGGTGACACAGGGGATACTGGAGATACCGGTGACACAGGGGATACTGGAGATACCGGTGACACAGGGGATACTGGAAATGGTGAACAATTACCACTTAATCCAGGTGTATTCTATGGATTAGTTTACTTGGATGAATCCTTAGCATCAAGTACATTGAATTTGTATGTTGATGGAGTACTTCAAGATTCAATTGGAATTGAAAATGGAGTATTTGGAGGAGAAGGAGCTCTCGATGATAAATTGATTGCAACCGGATACGATGGTAACAGTAACGTGGTTACGTTTTCATTAGTTTCTGGAGGAGAAACTTACTCCAGCTTTACTGCAGAATTGTCTGATGCTACGTATGAAGATGAACTTCCTTACATTGAAGGAGTGCATTATGTGGTACTTACGTTCTCAGAAACTGCTGATACTGGAAATGGTGAAGAATTGCCACTTAATCCAGGTGTATTCTATGGAATGGCATACTTGGATGAATCCTTAGCATCAAGTACATTGAATTTGTATGTTGATGGAGTACTTCAAGATTCAATTGGAATTGAAAATGGAGTATTTGGAGGAGAAGGAGCTCTCGATGATAAATTGATTGCAACCGGATACGATGGTAACAGTAACGTGGTTACGTTTTCATTAGTTTCTGGAGGAGAAACTTACTCCAGCTTTACTGCAGAATTGTCTGATGCTACGTATGAAGATGAACTTCCTTACATTGAAGGAGTGCATTATGTGGTACTTACGTTCTCAGAAACTGCTGATACCGGTGATACTGGAGACGGTGGAGATACGGGTAATATAAACAGTAGTGAACAATTACCACTTAATCCTGACATATTCTACGGAATGGTATATTTAGATGAAGCCCTAGCATCAAGTACATTGAATTTGTATGTTGATGGGGCACTCCAAAATTCAATTGGAATTGAAAATGGAGTATTTGGAGGAGAAGGACCTCTTGATAATAAATTGATTGCAACCGGATACGATGGTAACAGTAACGTTGTTACGTTTTCATTAGTTTCTGGAGGAGAAACTTACTCCAGCTTTACTGCAGAATTGTCGGATGCTACTTATGAAGATGAACTTCCTTACATTGAAGGAGTGCATTATGTAGTACTTACGTTCTCAGAAACTGCTGATACAGGTGACACGGGCGATACTGGAGATACTAGCGATTCTGGAAGTAGCAGTGGAGGCGGAGGTGGCGGATCTAGCAGAAGCAGTTCGTCAGGCTCTTCGTCAATTATAAGCAGTTCAGATTCATCAGAAACTCCTGTTACAACAAGTGTACCTAAAACTTCAAGTTCAGGAACATCGACTGATTCATCATCAAATACCGTTGAATCTTCAGAAAATGTTGGACCAGATACCACACAAGATTCACCTGATGACACACTAGACTATGGATCAGACAGTAATGAAACTGGAGTTGTACTACAACAGGAAAGTCCACTCGGTGGAATAAACATGTACCTTGCACTGGCTGCAATATTATTAATATTAATTGCATTGGCTGCAGCTTGGTACCAATCAAAAGAAAAACCAGAAGTTGTGCCTCAGCAGTAA